CACGCGCACACGAAGCGTCAGCATGGCTGCGTCCTGCTCGACGCGGACCTGCACGAGCTGGACGCCAGGCAGCCAGCGCGCGAGAGCGTCACGGACATACACGCGCGCCAGCTCCGCCAGCACGGCGTCGTTGCGCTGGTGTCGAAGCCGCGAGAGTCCTGCCCCGAAGCTGGTGCGCCAGGGCAGCTCGCCGGTGGAGTGAGGCGTGGCGCCTTCCGTCAGCAGCACCTGCCGCACCTTCGCGGCGAGCAGCTCGGCCCCGGTGCCCGCGGCGAAGTCCCGCTTCCTGTCTCTGCGGAAGGGGACGAGGAGATTCTGGGGCGCTCGACTCATGACGTCCTCCTCAT
This Myxococcus xanthus DNA region includes the following protein-coding sequences:
- a CDS encoding GPW/gp25 family protein, with product MSRAPQNLLVPFRRDRKRDFAAGTGAELLAAKVRQVLLTEGATPHSTGELPWRTSFGAGLSRLRHQRNDAVLAELARVYVRDALARWLPGVQLVQVRVEQDAAMLTLRVRVREGDTTADFDVPLLG